One genomic window of Futiania mangrovi includes the following:
- a CDS encoding L-aspartate oxidase produces the protein MAYPDQIDGGEALIVGAGLAGLFTALKLATDRRVTVIAAAPLSEGASSAWAQGGVAAAMGEGDSADLHTADTEKVAGGIAAHKIVEILTRTAPDRIADLIELGVPFDRDPSGHLVFGREAAHSRNRIVRVQGDRAGKAIMGALVAAVAKRPSIRVIENMVAMELAVADGRVAGIHAVEAGGTKPVLIRAHATVLATGGIGGLFRVTTNPAVVRGEGLGMAARAGAVVADPEFVQFHPTAIDVGRDPAPLATEALRGEGAILVNERGERFMTAIHPDAELGPRDVVARGIFAELKRGGRVYLDTRQVLGARIETQFPTVAGYCHAAGVDPVKEPIPVAPAEHYHMGGILTDEYGRTSLAGLWAVGEVSSTGAHGANRLASNSLLESIVFGGHVAEDIARDAGETAGRPNAGIAAISSPVDWDAVAAHLPRLRETMTHDVGVVRDAAGLAHALHVIGEIEAATDSLPMLNVLATARLIAAGALARTESRGGHYRSDFPETDTAFAHRTAMTLAEARALGQR, from the coding sequence CGCAGGGCTCGCCGGTCTCTTCACCGCCCTGAAGCTCGCCACCGACCGCCGCGTCACGGTGATCGCCGCCGCCCCCCTCTCGGAAGGCGCGTCCAGTGCGTGGGCGCAGGGCGGCGTCGCGGCTGCCATGGGCGAAGGCGACAGCGCCGACCTGCACACCGCCGACACCGAGAAGGTCGCAGGCGGCATCGCGGCCCACAAGATCGTCGAGATCCTGACCCGCACGGCGCCCGACCGCATCGCCGACCTGATCGAGCTTGGCGTGCCCTTCGACCGCGATCCCTCGGGTCATCTCGTCTTCGGGCGGGAGGCCGCGCACAGCCGCAACCGGATCGTGCGCGTGCAGGGCGACCGCGCGGGCAAGGCGATCATGGGCGCGCTCGTCGCCGCCGTCGCCAAGCGTCCCTCGATCCGCGTCATCGAGAACATGGTGGCGATGGAGCTTGCCGTCGCCGACGGGCGCGTCGCGGGCATCCACGCGGTCGAGGCGGGCGGAACGAAGCCCGTCCTGATCCGCGCCCATGCAACGGTGCTTGCGACCGGCGGAATCGGCGGGCTCTTCCGCGTCACGACCAACCCGGCCGTCGTGCGCGGCGAGGGACTGGGCATGGCCGCGCGCGCCGGTGCCGTCGTCGCCGACCCGGAGTTCGTGCAGTTCCACCCCACCGCCATCGACGTGGGCCGCGATCCCGCCCCGCTCGCGACCGAGGCGCTGCGCGGCGAGGGCGCGATCCTCGTCAACGAGCGTGGCGAGCGGTTCATGACCGCGATCCACCCCGATGCCGAACTTGGGCCCCGCGACGTGGTCGCGCGCGGCATCTTCGCGGAACTGAAGCGCGGCGGCCGCGTCTATCTCGACACCCGCCAGGTGCTGGGCGCGCGCATCGAGACGCAGTTTCCGACCGTCGCCGGCTATTGCCACGCGGCGGGCGTCGACCCCGTCAAGGAGCCGATCCCGGTCGCCCCGGCGGAGCACTACCACATGGGCGGCATCCTGACGGACGAGTACGGGCGGACAAGCCTCGCGGGTCTCTGGGCGGTGGGCGAGGTGTCCTCGACCGGCGCGCACGGGGCGAACCGGCTCGCCTCCAACTCGCTGCTCGAATCCATCGTGTTCGGCGGCCACGTGGCCGAGGACATCGCCCGCGACGCGGGCGAGACCGCGGGCAGGCCGAACGCCGGTATCGCGGCCATCAGCAGCCCGGTGGACTGGGACGCGGTCGCTGCCCACCTGCCCCGCCTGCGAGAGACGATGACCCACGACGTCGGCGTGGTGCGCGACGCCGCGGGCCTTGCCCATGCGCTGCACGTCATCGGCGAGATCGAGGCCGCGACGGACAGCCTGCCGATGCTCAACGTGCTGGCGACCGCACGGCTGATCGCGGCGGGCGCGCTCGCCCGTACCGAAAGCCGCGGCGGCCACTACCGCAGCGACTTCCCCGAGACCGATACCGCCTTCGCACACCGCACCGCCATGACGCTCGCCGAGGCGCGGGCGCTGGGCCAGCGCTGA
- the nadC gene encoding carboxylating nicotinate-nucleotide diphosphorylase, translating to MTAPAGTAVPNLPAIMIEPLVRAALLEDLGHTGDITTDLTVPADARGAAVMATRADGVLAGLDLAETAFRLIDPTLVLTRLAADGERIAKGREVLRVEGPARGLLTAERVALNFVCHLSGVATATRAMVDAVEGTGARITCTRKTTPGLRSVEKHAVRLGGGANHRHGLDDAVLIKDNHIALAGGIGPAVARARAGLGHLVKVEVECDTPAQVEEALAAGADVIMLDNMDLDTMRACVRTIGGRAVVEASGNVRLETVRAIAKTGVDYISSGALTHSVRALDLGLDIAV from the coding sequence ATGACCGCACCCGCCGGAACCGCAGTTCCGAACCTGCCCGCCATCATGATCGAGCCGCTGGTGCGCGCCGCCCTGCTCGAGGACCTGGGACACACCGGCGACATCACGACCGACCTCACCGTGCCCGCGGACGCCCGCGGGGCCGCCGTCATGGCGACGCGGGCCGACGGCGTGCTGGCAGGCCTCGACCTTGCCGAGACGGCCTTTCGCCTGATCGACCCCACGCTCGTCCTGACCCGCCTCGCGGCGGATGGGGAACGCATCGCCAAGGGCCGTGAGGTGCTGCGCGTCGAGGGCCCTGCACGCGGCCTGCTCACGGCGGAGCGTGTGGCGCTCAACTTCGTCTGCCATCTCTCAGGCGTCGCCACGGCGACGCGCGCGATGGTCGATGCGGTCGAGGGGACGGGCGCGCGGATCACCTGCACCCGCAAGACCACGCCGGGCCTGCGCTCGGTCGAAAAGCACGCGGTGCGCCTCGGCGGCGGCGCGAACCACCGTCACGGCCTCGACGACGCCGTCCTCATCAAGGACAACCACATCGCACTCGCAGGCGGCATCGGCCCGGCGGTCGCGCGCGCGCGGGCGGGTCTCGGCCATCTCGTGAAGGTGGAGGTGGAGTGCGACACGCCCGCCCAGGTCGAGGAGGCGCTGGCCGCGGGCGCGGACGTCATCATGCTCGACAACATGGACCTCGACACGATGCGCGCCTGCGTCCGGACGATCGGCGGCCGCGCCGTCGTGGAGGCGTCGGGCAATGTCAGGCTGGAGACCGTGCGCGCGATCGCGAAGACTGGCGTCGACTACATCTCGTCGGGTGCACTCACCCACTCGGTCCGCGCGCTCGACCTCGGCCTCGACATCGCCGTCTGA
- a CDS encoding cell wall hydrolase: MACAFAAGVLVLGAAQGPALADIKPVTGHDPATWIAEVETNSANDLHCLATAIYFEARGEPVDGQAGVAEVILNRVSSKRFPDTVCDVVYQGARAGTRACQFSFACDGKPETVTNKPAWQRARALARAIMEGRTRHVTDQALYFHADYVAPSWARRMVRTTQIGRHIFYREPDRTALR, encoded by the coding sequence ATGGCTTGTGCGTTTGCCGCCGGCGTGCTCGTTCTGGGCGCGGCGCAGGGGCCTGCCTTGGCCGACATCAAGCCGGTGACGGGGCACGATCCCGCGACCTGGATCGCCGAGGTGGAGACCAACTCCGCCAACGACCTGCATTGTCTCGCCACCGCGATCTATTTCGAGGCGCGCGGCGAACCCGTGGACGGTCAGGCCGGGGTGGCGGAAGTGATCCTGAACCGGGTTTCCAGCAAGCGCTTTCCGGACACGGTCTGCGACGTGGTCTACCAGGGGGCGCGGGCGGGCACGCGGGCCTGCCAGTTCTCCTTCGCCTGCGACGGCAAGCCGGAGACGGTCACCAACAAGCCGGCATGGCAGCGCGCGCGTGCGCTTGCCCGCGCGATCATGGAAGGCCGCACGCGGCACGTGACGGACCAGGCGCTCTATTTCCACGCGGATTATGTGGCGCCGTCCTGGGCGCGCCGCATGGTGCGGACGACGCAGATCGGGCGCCACATCTTTTACCGGGAACCGGACCGTACCGCCCTTCGCTGA
- a CDS encoding ArgK/MeaB family GTPase has translation MAGADLLADLKAGGKRALAEALARIERVHGQDAEDAELAALLDAAFAGGEGHVLGLTGPPGVGKSTLTNALVRGWREKRLTVGVIAVDPSSRTSGGALLGDRTRIQTDPEDQGVFVRSMAARDRLGGLAALSFPAAVLMRAVFDRVIVETVGVGQSETEIADLADTVAMCIQPGSGDSLQFMKAGIMEVPDIVVVTKADMGAAATRARADVEGALSLAAPGAQGAGWRVPVLLASAATGHGIGEILDAVEAHRTHDPGGLRSRRLRQAATWLEASVRERFGREGVRRMGVRDPGAGGPFARAAALARTLAAG, from the coding sequence ATGGCGGGCGCCGATCTGCTCGCGGACCTGAAGGCGGGCGGAAAGCGCGCGCTGGCAGAGGCGCTCGCGCGGATCGAGCGTGTGCACGGGCAGGACGCGGAGGACGCGGAGCTGGCGGCGCTGCTCGATGCGGCCTTCGCGGGCGGAGAGGGGCATGTTCTCGGCCTCACCGGGCCGCCCGGCGTGGGCAAGTCGACGCTGACCAACGCGCTGGTGCGTGGCTGGCGCGAAAAGAGGCTGACGGTCGGCGTGATCGCGGTCGATCCTTCGTCGCGGACCTCCGGCGGAGCGCTGCTCGGCGACCGCACGCGCATTCAGACCGACCCGGAGGACCAGGGCGTCTTCGTCCGCTCCATGGCGGCGCGCGACCGGCTGGGCGGGCTTGCGGCCCTCTCGTTCCCGGCGGCTGTGCTGATGCGCGCCGTCTTCGACCGGGTGATCGTGGAAACCGTGGGCGTGGGCCAGTCGGAGACCGAGATCGCTGACCTCGCGGACACGGTCGCCATGTGCATCCAGCCGGGCTCCGGCGATTCCCTGCAGTTCATGAAGGCGGGAATCATGGAGGTGCCGGACATCGTCGTCGTGACCAAGGCCGACATGGGGGCCGCCGCCACGCGCGCCCGCGCCGATGTCGAGGGCGCGCTGAGCCTTGCTGCGCCCGGTGCGCAGGGCGCGGGCTGGCGCGTGCCCGTCCTGCTCGCATCGGCCGCGACAGGGCATGGAATTGGAGAGATACTCGATGCGGTCGAGGCGCACCGCACCCACGATCCGGGCGGGCTGCGGTCCCGCCGCCTCAGGCAGGCGGCGACGTGGCTCGAAGCCTCCGTGCGCGAACGCTTCGGGCGCGAGGGCGTACGCCGCATGGGCGTGCGCGACCCCGGTGCAGGCGGTCCCTTCGCGCGCGCGGCGGCTTTGGCCCGCACCCTTGCGGCCGGTTGA